The Peptococcus niger genome window below encodes:
- a CDS encoding DUF3784 domain-containing protein, with amino-acid sequence MNLMDPKTTIAKIILLIPIILCLLSIYGVEKTNGNIIAGFNTMEQKQKDDLIKKGYILKVKKMILIMCIPLIIAFLCSFFISNIQLFNAILIIAWILFGVITVLGIFIVNYLA; translated from the coding sequence ATGAATTTAATGGATCCGAAAACTACTATTGCGAAAATTATTTTATTAATACCAATAATTTTGTGCCTACTTTCTATTTATGGAGTAGAAAAAACTAATGGAAATATTATAGCAGGATTTAATACAATGGAACAAAAACAAAAAGATGATTTGATAAAAAAAGGATATATATTAAAAGTAAAAAAAATGATTTTGATTATGTGTATACCTCTAATTATTGCATTTTTGTGTAGTTTTTTCATTAGCAACATCCAACTTTTTAATGCTATACTCATTATAGCATGGATTTTATTTGGTGTTATTACAGTTTTAGGGATATTTATTGTTAATTATTTAGCTTGA